A single Micromonospora luteifusca DNA region contains:
- the rsfS gene encoding ribosome silencing factor codes for MTVSERAHELAIAAAQAAADKKAQDIAIIDVGDQLAITDAFVLAAAPNERQVLAIVDAIEERLLEMPDKAKPVRREGERGGRWVLLDYVDIVVHVQHTEEREFYGLDRLWKDCPTIPFVDRDLVEADAGSATAE; via the coding sequence GTGACAGTTTCCGAACGCGCTCACGAGCTGGCTATCGCGGCCGCCCAGGCTGCTGCCGACAAGAAGGCGCAGGACATCGCGATCATCGACGTCGGCGACCAGCTCGCCATCACCGACGCGTTCGTGCTCGCCGCTGCCCCCAACGAGCGTCAGGTGCTTGCCATCGTCGACGCCATCGAGGAGCGCCTGCTGGAGATGCCGGACAAGGCCAAGCCGGTTCGGCGCGAGGGCGAGCGTGGTGGCCGTTGGGTGCTGCTCGACTACGTCGACATCGTGGTGCATGTCCAGCACACCGAGGAGCGCGAGTTCTACGGGCTCGACCGCCTCTGGAAGGACTGCCCCACCATCCCGTTCGTCGACCGCGACCTGGTCGAGGCCGACGCCGGGTCCGCCACCGCCGAATGA
- the nadD gene encoding nicotinate-nucleotide adenylyltransferase, whose translation MEEDIRRIGIMGGTFDPIHHGHLVAASEVADRFGLDEVVFVPTGQPWQKADEPVSPAEDRYLMTVIATASNPRFQVSRVDIDRTGPTYTVDTLRDLQAEYGPKVQLFFITGADALQRILSWKDLDEIFELAHFIGVTRPGFPLTDKHLPADTVSLIQVPAMSISSTDCRARVARGEPVWYLVPDGVVQYIAKRSLYQR comes from the coding sequence GTGGAGGAAGATATCCGGCGGATCGGGATCATGGGTGGCACCTTCGACCCGATCCACCACGGGCACCTCGTCGCGGCGAGCGAGGTGGCCGACCGGTTCGGCCTGGACGAAGTGGTCTTCGTTCCGACCGGGCAGCCGTGGCAGAAGGCTGACGAACCGGTCAGCCCGGCCGAGGACCGGTACCTGATGACCGTGATCGCCACCGCCTCCAACCCCCGCTTCCAGGTCAGTCGAGTCGACATCGACCGCACCGGGCCGACCTACACGGTCGACACCCTGCGCGACCTCCAGGCTGAGTACGGCCCCAAGGTGCAGCTGTTCTTCATCACCGGCGCGGACGCCCTGCAACGCATCCTGTCCTGGAAGGATCTGGACGAGATCTTCGAGCTGGCGCACTTCATCGGGGTGACCCGTCCCGGCTTCCCGCTGACCGACAAGCACCTGCCGGCGGACACCGTCAGCCTGATCCAGGTCCCCGCGATGTCCATCTCGTCGACCGACTGCCGCGCTCGGGTCGCCCGGGGGGAGCCAGTTTGGTATCTGGTGCCCGACGGTGTGGTGCAGTACATCGCCAAGCGGAGCCTCTATCAGCGCTGA
- a CDS encoding PadR family transcriptional regulator gives MPKRRKVSNLLALAVLSALAQRPMHPYEIATALRTWGKDQDMEFKWGSFYTVIRNLDKHHLIDAVESVREGRRPERTVYRITDAGRAELVDWARELVSTPMPEHPRFRAGLSVLAALHPDEATGLLRQRLDLLDDALRQDRETLDAHLREVPRLFLVESEYDLAMRAAEAAWLRGLLAELTSGSYPGLDFWRAYHETGEIPPELTELAERTSTPTPDTTD, from the coding sequence GTGCCGAAGCGGCGCAAGGTCAGCAACCTGCTGGCGCTGGCTGTGCTGTCCGCCCTGGCCCAACGACCGATGCACCCGTACGAGATCGCCACCGCACTGCGCACCTGGGGCAAGGACCAGGACATGGAGTTCAAGTGGGGGTCCTTCTACACGGTGATCCGCAACCTGGACAAACACCACCTGATCGACGCGGTGGAAAGCGTCCGCGAGGGCCGACGGCCGGAACGGACCGTCTACCGGATCACCGACGCCGGGCGCGCCGAGCTGGTCGACTGGGCCCGCGAGCTGGTCTCCACCCCGATGCCGGAGCATCCCCGCTTCCGCGCAGGGCTGTCCGTCCTCGCCGCACTGCACCCCGACGAGGCCACCGGCCTGCTCCGCCAGCGGCTCGACCTGCTGGACGACGCCCTCCGGCAGGACCGCGAGACGCTCGACGCCCACCTGCGAGAGGTCCCGCGGCTGTTCCTGGTGGAGTCGGAGTACGACCTGGCCATGCGGGCCGCGGAGGCGGCCTGGCTTCGTGGACTGCTCGCCGAACTCACCTCGGGCAGCTATCCGGGGCTGGACTTCTGGCGGGCCTACCACGAGACCGGCGAGATTCCGCCCGAACTGACCGAGCTGGCCGAGAGGACCAGCACCCCGACCCCGGACACCACCGACTGA
- a CDS encoding FAD-dependent oxidoreductase — translation MTTARTAIVIGSGIAGPVTALALHRAGITATVHEAYPATASGVGGTLALAPNGVAALRTVGADEAVTAIATPIMRSAMAVGSRHLDLPTLAGAPPLRVVHRAELHRVLHDRAVAEGVRFEYDRRLVDAEQTDSGVTARFEDGSTATADLLVGADGIRSRVRGLIDPSAPGPRFTGLLGFEAVARHEVDVEPGTMTFAFGRRGYYLYWPEPGGGTRWGANLPQQRPMSTVEARAVPAAQWLDTLRTTYGDDDPGRELMAASHADELQVAGSLQIMPPVPHWYRGRMVLVGDSAHAPSNSSGQGASLAIESAVQLARCLRDLPDVETAFAAYVRLRRARVEKVAARAARINHAKAPGPVARTLMPLLLPLMVRTMLDPEKTVAEEQRYVINWDAPVTMEPALR, via the coding sequence ATGACCACGGCACGAACCGCGATCGTCATCGGCAGCGGCATCGCCGGACCGGTGACGGCACTCGCACTGCACCGCGCCGGCATCACCGCCACCGTCCACGAGGCGTACCCCGCCACAGCCAGCGGGGTCGGCGGCACCCTCGCACTCGCACCCAACGGCGTCGCGGCTCTGCGCACGGTCGGCGCCGACGAGGCGGTGACCGCGATCGCCACCCCGATCATGCGCAGCGCGATGGCCGTCGGCAGCCGCCACCTCGACCTGCCCACCCTCGCCGGGGCGCCGCCGCTGCGCGTGGTGCACCGGGCCGAGCTGCACCGCGTGCTGCACGACCGGGCGGTCGCCGAGGGCGTCCGGTTCGAGTACGACAGGAGACTGGTCGACGCCGAGCAGACCGACAGCGGGGTGACCGCCCGATTCGAGGACGGCAGCACCGCCACCGCCGACCTCCTCGTCGGCGCGGACGGCATCCGGTCCAGGGTCCGCGGCCTCATCGACCCGTCCGCGCCCGGCCCCCGGTTCACCGGGCTGCTCGGCTTCGAGGCGGTCGCCCGCCACGAGGTGGACGTCGAGCCAGGCACGATGACGTTCGCGTTCGGGCGGCGCGGCTACTACCTGTACTGGCCGGAGCCCGGCGGCGGCACCCGGTGGGGCGCCAACCTGCCGCAGCAGCGGCCGATGAGCACCGTCGAGGCGCGCGCGGTGCCGGCGGCGCAGTGGCTGGACACGCTGCGCACCACCTACGGCGACGACGACCCGGGCCGGGAGCTGATGGCGGCCAGCCACGCCGACGAACTCCAGGTGGCCGGGTCATTGCAGATCATGCCGCCGGTGCCGCACTGGTACCGGGGCCGGATGGTGCTCGTCGGCGATTCGGCGCACGCCCCCTCGAACAGCTCCGGGCAGGGCGCGTCGCTGGCCATCGAGAGTGCGGTGCAGCTCGCCCGCTGCCTGCGCGACCTGCCGGACGTGGAGACGGCGTTCGCCGCGTACGTGCGGCTGCGCCGCGCCCGGGTGGAGAAGGTCGCCGCCCGGGCCGCGCGGATCAACCACGCGAAGGCGCCGGGGCCGGTCGCCCGGACGTTGATGCCGTTGTTGCTTCCGCTGATGGTGCGCACCATGCTGGACCCGGAGAAGACCGTCGCCGAGGAGCAGCGCTACGTCATCAATTGGGACGCTCCGGTCACCATGGAACCCGCGCTGCGCTGA
- the pepN gene encoding aminopeptidase N, producing the protein MPSLTRVEATARGAAITVESYQVDLDLTGGAELFRSRVAIRFRATSGAATFAEVKPAKLLAVRLNGRDLDPDLLTDNRLPLSELEADNTLIVEAEMAYSNAGEGMHRFVDPADGETYLYAMSFLDNAQRIFAAFDQPDLKAPFVLSVTAPPEWTVSGNAEVSARPTPGRWEFAPSAPLATYFFSLIAGPYHVRRAEHDGVPLGIYCRRSLAEHLDADAEEIFTITRQCLDRFHQLFTERYPFGKYDQAFVPEFNAGAMENPGIVTFRDDYVFSSAVTNSQRELRATTIAHEMAHMWFGDLVTMRWWDDLWLNESFAEYLGHRVIAEATRFEQAWTTFALRRKAWGYAADQRPSTHPVAPQEVADADEGLLNFDGISYAKGASVLRQLVAWLGDEAFLAGLNAHFAAHRFGNATLADLLASLSTASGRDLSGWAEVWLRRPQVNTLRAEVAVDADGRYTEVAVVQTAPESHPVLRPHRIGVGRYSADGTVRRDEVDVDPAADGGRTVLGALTGAPAARLLLLNDGDLTFAKVRLDRASADAVPLMLPSLADPLTRALLWGEALDAATDGERPVAALVDLIVAALPTETEVIIAEDVLTLSRSLVDRYLDPLTRSAALARVAGACQQLLDGAPAGESLQLAAARGWIAATTDADLLVGWLAGRDVPAGLKVDAELRWAVLRRLVVLGAAGEAEIAIEAAADNSSTGAERAALCRAALPDPSAKQAAWEIIVRDTGLSNRLLEATAEGFWQPEQAELTAAYVERYFAEMPAASRRRTPWTADRVAKLAFPHYAVAQPTREAAAALLAGDDLTPGLRRVVTDADDDLRRALVARTAVAAAAA; encoded by the coding sequence CGAAACTGCTGGCGGTACGCCTCAACGGCCGCGACCTCGATCCCGACCTGTTGACCGACAACCGGCTGCCGCTGAGCGAGCTGGAGGCAGATAACACGCTGATCGTCGAGGCCGAGATGGCGTACTCGAACGCGGGGGAGGGGATGCACCGCTTCGTCGACCCGGCCGACGGCGAGACCTACCTCTACGCGATGAGCTTCCTCGACAATGCGCAGCGCATCTTCGCCGCGTTCGACCAGCCTGACCTCAAGGCTCCGTTCGTCCTCTCGGTCACCGCGCCGCCGGAATGGACGGTCTCCGGCAACGCCGAGGTGAGCGCCAGGCCGACTCCGGGCCGCTGGGAGTTCGCCCCGAGCGCGCCGCTGGCCACGTACTTCTTCTCGCTGATCGCCGGGCCGTACCACGTCCGGCGGGCCGAGCATGATGGTGTGCCGCTGGGCATCTACTGTCGCCGTTCGCTCGCGGAGCACCTGGACGCCGACGCCGAGGAGATCTTCACCATCACCCGGCAGTGCCTGGACCGGTTCCACCAGCTTTTCACCGAGCGCTACCCGTTCGGCAAGTACGACCAGGCGTTCGTGCCCGAGTTCAACGCCGGCGCGATGGAGAACCCTGGCATCGTCACCTTCCGCGACGACTATGTGTTCAGCTCGGCCGTCACAAACAGTCAGCGCGAGCTGCGGGCCACCACCATCGCCCACGAGATGGCGCACATGTGGTTCGGTGACCTGGTCACCATGCGTTGGTGGGACGACCTGTGGTTGAACGAGTCCTTCGCGGAGTACCTGGGCCACCGGGTCATCGCCGAGGCGACCCGCTTCGAGCAGGCCTGGACGACCTTCGCCCTGCGCCGCAAGGCCTGGGGGTACGCGGCCGACCAGCGCCCCTCCACCCACCCGGTCGCCCCGCAGGAGGTGGCCGACGCCGACGAGGGCCTGCTCAACTTCGACGGCATCTCGTACGCCAAGGGCGCCAGCGTGCTGCGGCAGTTGGTCGCGTGGCTCGGTGACGAGGCGTTCCTCGCCGGCCTCAACGCGCACTTCGCCGCGCACCGCTTCGGCAACGCCACCCTCGCCGACCTGCTGGCCAGCCTCTCCACCGCCAGCGGCCGGGACCTCTCCGGTTGGGCCGAGGTGTGGTTGCGCCGGCCGCAGGTCAACACGCTGCGCGCCGAGGTCGCCGTCGACGCCGACGGCCGCTACACCGAGGTGGCCGTGGTGCAGACCGCGCCGGAGTCGCACCCGGTGCTGCGCCCACACCGGATCGGCGTGGGCCGCTACTCGGCGGACGGCACCGTGCGGCGCGACGAGGTGGATGTCGACCCGGCCGCCGATGGTGGCCGGACGGTGCTCGGTGCGCTGACCGGTGCGCCGGCGGCCCGGCTGTTGCTGCTCAACGACGGTGACCTCACCTTCGCCAAGGTGCGCCTCGACCGGGCGTCGGCGGATGCCGTTCCGCTGATGTTGCCCAGCCTGGCCGACCCTCTCACCCGGGCGCTCCTCTGGGGCGAGGCGTTGGATGCGGCGACCGACGGGGAGCGGCCGGTGGCCGCCCTGGTCGATCTGATCGTCGCCGCCCTGCCCACCGAGACCGAGGTGATCATCGCCGAGGACGTGCTCACGCTCAGCCGGTCGTTGGTGGACCGCTACCTCGACCCGCTGACCCGGTCCGCGGCGCTGGCCCGGGTCGCCGGCGCATGCCAGCAGCTGCTCGATGGTGCGCCGGCGGGCGAGTCGCTGCAGCTGGCTGCCGCTCGGGGCTGGATCGCCGCGACCACCGACGCGGATCTGCTCGTCGGCTGGCTCGCCGGCCGGGACGTGCCGGCCGGGCTGAAGGTCGACGCGGAGCTGCGCTGGGCGGTGCTGCGCCGGCTGGTGGTGCTGGGCGCCGCCGGCGAGGCGGAGATCGCCATCGAGGCGGCCGCCGACAACAGCTCCACGGGCGCGGAACGGGCCGCCCTCTGCCGGGCCGCCCTGCCCGACCCGTCCGCGAAGCAGGCGGCCTGGGAGATCATCGTGCGGGACACCGGGTTGTCCAACCGACTGTTGGAGGCGACCGCCGAGGGGTTCTGGCAGCCCGAGCAGGCCGAGCTGACCGCCGCTTACGTCGAGCGGTACTTCGCGGAGATGCCGGCCGCCTCGCGTCGGCGTACCCCGTGGACGGCCGACCGGGTCGCGAAGCTGGCGTTTCCCCACTACGCCGTGGCGCAGCCGACCCGGGAGGCGGCCGCGGCGCTGCTGGCCGGCGACGACCTGACCCCCGGTCTGCGTCGGGTGGTCACCGACGCCGACGACGACCTGCGCCGCGCGCTGGTGGCCCGGACGGCGGTGGCCGCCGCGGCGGCGTGA